Part of the Marinobacterium rhizophilum genome is shown below.
GACATGGACGCCGCCCAGATTTACGACTGCTATACCATCACGGTACTGCTGTCGCTGGAGGATGCGGGTTTCTGTCCCAAGGGCGAGGGGATGCGTTTTGTGCGCGAAAACGATCTGACCTGGAAGGGCAGCTTTCCACTCAATACCCATGGCGGCCAGCTCAGCTTCGGCCAGGCCGGCAGTGCCGGTGGCATGTCGCAGGTAATCGAAGCCTTCACCCAGATCGCCGGTAAAGCCGGTGCGCGCCAGCTGAAGCGTTGCGATCAGGTGTTCGTCTCCGGAACCGGTGGCGTGATGAGTGAACAGGGTGCATTGATTCTGCAGGGGGGCTAAGCATGGCAAGTTTGAAACCGATGCCAGTGATGACCGATATCTCCAGGCCCTTCTGGCAGGGGCTGAGCGAGGGAGAGATCCGTATTCAGCAGTGCAACCAGTGCGAGGGTTGGGTGTTTTTCCCGCGTCGTCACTGCAGTCACTGCCTGGCCCATGACCTTGAGTGGCGGCCGGTGTCCGGCAGGGGCACCCTTTACAGCTTCACCCTGGCCCGGGTGCCGACGTTGCCGGAATTTGCCGATGAAATGCCCCAGGCACTGGCGGTGGTCGAGCTCGAACAGGGGGTACGCATCAACACCACCCTGGTGGGGCTGGCCGAAGACGAGATCAGGGTTGGCATGGAATTGAAGGCGGTGCTCGACCAGGTTGATGCCAAAGGCACTACCCTGCTGCGCTTTACCGGTGCCGACAAGGCGCTGGAATCCATGCCCTATGTCAGCCCGCTGGATGCGCTGGCACGCAACGCCAAGGGCCAGGTGCAGGTACCGGTCGATAATGCGGCGGCGCTGCAAGCCCTGGTCAGTGATGATTTTACCGACTGGAGTTCGCCACTCGAGGTTGATCAGGCACTGATCGACAGCTTCGCGGAGCTCTCGGGGGATGACTACTGGATCCACACCGATCCCGCACGTGCGGCCAGGGAGAGCCCCTTTGGATCTACCATTGCCCACGGGTCCTTGGTGCAGGTATTGCAGTCCAGGCTCAGTTTTGCGCTGCCGTTCGAGATTACGGGCTTCTCGACCATGGTCAATTACGGTTCCGACCGGCTGCGTTTCCCGGCACCGGTGCCGGCGGGCTCAAGCATCCATGCCCGGGCGCGGGTCAAGTCGGTGCAGCAGTCCCGCAAGGGCACCGCGCTGACACTTGAAGTGAATATTCATGTGGTGGGCAATGACCGCCCCTCCGTGATCAATGATCTGGTCATCCTGTATCGCTGATTCGCACTTTTAATATTCACGTGCACTTTTGGCCGCCTGCAGCACTCGCTGCAGGCGGCTTTTTTTGTGTGCCGTTGGCTTACGGATGAGGAGATGGTTCGGGAGTGCCTGGATTCAAGAAATAACGGATGAGCATCGGGATAACTAAGGCTTGGCGTGATGTAGCGTTCTGTGCGCAATTGATAGCCTTTCGAGGGCGTCCGCTGATAACCTCCGGCTTTGCCGGAGGTTATTTAACCTGCCACCGCTCAATAGCCGGCTGTGGTATCCACAACCCCCTGCAGCGTTTCTCCCTCCAGCCAGCGACGTAGATTGGCAAAGAAGGCATTCAGCATTCGTGCATGGCTGAGCGGCGCATTCCATGAGGTGTGAGGGCTCAGCTTGACACGCGGGTGCGTATAGAGCCAATGCTCTCGAGGAAGGGGTTCCGGGTTCACAACATCCAGAGACGCCCTGGCAATGTGTCCTTTATCAAGCCTCTCCCGCAACGCAATATGGTCAATCAATATCGCACGGGAAATGTTGACCAGGTGGCTGCCTGCCTTCATCCCGGATAAACGGCGAGCATCGAGTAGCCCTGCGCTCTGCGCAGTTGCCGGCAGTGCAAGAACCAGATGATCTGCCCTGGGTATCAGATCATCTATATTTTCCAGTAATTCCACCCCAGGCATAGAAGATGGGCGGAAACTGCGTACCTTAGCCAAAACGTCCATATCGAATGCCAGTGCACGTCTGGCAATTGCCTGGCCAATCTCGCCAAACCCAATGATTCCAAGCGTCTTGCCTTCGAGCGAGTCGAAATCGGCCATAAACCACTGTGCTGGAGGCTGATCAATCCAGCTACCCGGTAATCGCTTGGCATGTGCCAGGATCATCGCCATTACCCACTCGGCAATGGGGGTTGCGGTTGCCCCTTTGGAGCAGGTAACCAGTCTCCCGGCCAGCAGTTCCATTGGGTAGTCATCAACCCCCGTACCCAGAATATGTACCCACTTGAGCTGCGGGGACACCTCAAGCAGGCGCGCCAGTTGTTCACTGCCGCCCGGGGTGGCCAGCACCACGTCTACCGGGCCTGCTTGTTCCAGTGGAGTATCTGGAGCCAGGATCACTACATCTGCGTGTGGCGCAATCTCGAGAATGCCATCCAGCAGAGTGGGTAGCTCGAATTGCAGTGCGATGCGCATCCGTTACTCCTCCAGCAATACCCGGCCCAACTGATGGTCGCCTTTAATGGTTGTGCGATTGATCCGCCGACGGACCCCAACCGGGGTTCCGGTGGCACTGTGCATCGCGCGCCAGTTATCCCATAACACCAGATCACCAGGCTGCCACTTATGGAAGTAGTGGAACCGTGGATCACGGGTATGTGCTACAAGACGCTCCAAAAGCTCAATAGACTCATCGTTGGAGAGCCCCGCTTTATAGGGGGTAGATATGCGGTCAAGAAACTGCTCTACAATGCCCAGCACCTTGGCACCCGTTACCGGGTGGGTCATTGCCGCGGGATAGACCGACTCTGGAAAGTCGGGGAACTTAACATCAGAGGGCTTTTTGGGGCTGTAAGGCCCAGGCTCATACCCTGCCAGATCGACATAGCGCATATGGCGGCGCTGCATGCTGAAAGCGTAGACAACTTCGATTTTTTCCAACAGTGCTTTGGTGTCGTCATCAAGCGCATCATAGGCTTTGGCTAGATCCCCAAACCCCGTTAAACCACCTTCACCGGCGACCTCAACAGCGGTCAATACTGCGCCATGGTTGGGCTTGCCAGTATAGTGCAAATCGAAGTGCCAATCGAGACGACC
Proteins encoded:
- a CDS encoding bifunctional OB-fold nucleic acid binding domain-containing protein/MaoC family dehydratase, with translation MASLKPMPVMTDISRPFWQGLSEGEIRIQQCNQCEGWVFFPRRHCSHCLAHDLEWRPVSGRGTLYSFTLARVPTLPEFADEMPQALAVVELEQGVRINTTLVGLAEDEIRVGMELKAVLDQVDAKGTTLLRFTGADKALESMPYVSPLDALARNAKGQVQVPVDNAAALQALVSDDFTDWSSPLEVDQALIDSFAELSGDDYWIHTDPARAARESPFGSTIAHGSLVQVLQSRLSFALPFEITGFSTMVNYGSDRLRFPAPVPAGSSIHARARVKSVQQSRKGTALTLEVNIHVVGNDRPSVINDLVILYR
- a CDS encoding NAD(P)-dependent oxidoreductase — its product is MRIALQFELPTLLDGILEIAPHADVVILAPDTPLEQAGPVDVVLATPGGSEQLARLLEVSPQLKWVHILGTGVDDYPMELLAGRLVTCSKGATATPIAEWVMAMILAHAKRLPGSWIDQPPAQWFMADFDSLEGKTLGIIGFGEIGQAIARRALAFDMDVLAKVRSFRPSSMPGVELLENIDDLIPRADHLVLALPATAQSAGLLDARRLSGMKAGSHLVNISRAILIDHIALRERLDKGHIARASLDVVNPEPLPREHWLYTHPRVKLSPHTSWNAPLSHARMLNAFFANLRRWLEGETLQGVVDTTAGY
- a CDS encoding TauD/TfdA dioxygenase family protein gives rise to the protein MSLTIKPLENIGVELLGFDICQPYTDELKQQLRSIWYEHGVVLLRNQDVTPERQIEFSRIFGPLEMHPLKATVSAANPELFEVESGGEKDKPMTASYKGETIVGRLDWHFDLHYTGKPNHGAVLTAVEVAGEGGLTGFGDLAKAYDALDDDTKALLEKIEVVYAFSMQRRHMRYVDLAGYEPGPYSPKKPSDVKFPDFPESVYPAAMTHPVTGAKVLGIVEQFLDRISTPYKAGLSNDESIELLERLVAHTRDPRFHYFHKWQPGDLVLWDNWRAMHSATGTPVGVRRRINRTTIKGDHQLGRVLLEE